A single Arcanobacterium canis DNA region contains:
- a CDS encoding cobalamin-independent methionine synthase II family protein — protein MVNKIRTTHVGSLPRTPQLLNANARRAQNSITETEFFDILRTSAHDVVRRQVELGIDVVNEGEYGHITSGAVDYGAWWNYSFSRLGGLTMTDEDRWASQEVIRSTPGHIELTSFADRRDRHLFSEAYADPDSGIFAGRARVGNPKITGPVTYVGQEQTHNDVDLLRSAMDATGANDGFIAALSPGSAARLKNEYYASDAELVYACADAMSQEYKIITDAGLTVQIDAPDLAEAWDQINPEPSIDDFRDWLGIRIAAINSAIEGLPRERTRLHLCWGSWHGPHVTDVPFDDIADVIFEAKVGGFSFEASSPRHGHEWRVFENRELPAGAVIYPGVVSHSTNAVEHPRLVADRIIRYAELVGPENVIASTDCGLGGRLHSQIAWAKLEALVEGAKIASEELC, from the coding sequence ATGGTCAACAAAATTCGCACTACCCACGTCGGCTCATTGCCACGAACACCGCAGCTACTTAATGCAAATGCGAGGCGCGCGCAAAATTCCATCACTGAGACAGAGTTTTTCGATATTTTGCGGACCAGTGCTCACGACGTTGTCCGCCGACAAGTTGAGCTGGGTATCGACGTCGTCAACGAGGGTGAATACGGTCACATCACTTCTGGAGCCGTCGATTATGGAGCCTGGTGGAACTATTCCTTTAGTAGGCTCGGTGGGCTGACAATGACCGACGAAGATCGTTGGGCATCTCAGGAAGTGATACGCTCGACTCCCGGGCATATCGAACTCACGTCATTCGCAGATCGACGCGATCGGCACCTATTTTCTGAAGCCTACGCAGATCCTGATTCGGGTATTTTTGCGGGTCGAGCGCGCGTAGGCAACCCAAAAATTACTGGGCCGGTGACTTACGTCGGCCAGGAGCAAACCCACAACGACGTGGACTTGCTGCGCTCGGCAATGGACGCCACTGGAGCTAATGACGGTTTCATTGCCGCGCTTTCTCCAGGTTCGGCAGCACGGTTGAAGAACGAATACTATGCCAGCGACGCTGAGTTAGTGTACGCATGTGCGGATGCGATGTCGCAGGAATACAAGATCATTACTGATGCCGGTCTGACCGTTCAAATTGATGCTCCAGACCTCGCTGAGGCATGGGACCAAATCAACCCGGAGCCGAGCATCGATGACTTCCGTGATTGGCTCGGAATCCGTATTGCGGCGATTAACTCGGCTATTGAAGGGTTACCAAGGGAGCGTACACGTCTGCATCTTTGCTGGGGTTCTTGGCATGGGCCACACGTGACAGACGTTCCCTTCGACGACATTGCTGACGTGATTTTTGAAGCGAAGGTGGGTGGTTTTTCCTTTGAGGCCTCCTCTCCGCGTCACGGGCATGAATGGCGAGTTTTCGAAAATCGTGAGCTTCCTGCGGGGGCCGTGATTTATCCAGGCGTGGTGTCTCATTCGACCAACGCCGTCGAGCATCCTCGCCTTGTCGCGGACCGGATTATTCGTTATGCAGAACTTGTCGGCCCGGAAAACGTCATCGCGTCCACGGACTGTGGTTTGGGTGGGCGCTTACATTCGCAAATTGCGTGGGCCAAGTTGGAAGCGCTCGTTGAAGGTGCCAAAATTGCGTCGGAAGAGCTGTGTTGA
- a CDS encoding antitoxin HicB, giving the protein MTRALTITAKHWQGGWELWHGQEPWTQVRTLEKAHQQVIDYLDTIDETVDHSSWDIRIVPEIAHQREVQQASQAARAAQEAQEQASRASRQAVRTLKAEGLSHTDIGYLLGVTRARVSQLAQDTAA; this is encoded by the coding sequence ATGACTCGGGCACTCACGATCACGGCCAAGCACTGGCAAGGAGGCTGGGAACTCTGGCACGGTCAAGAGCCGTGGACACAGGTACGCACGCTAGAGAAAGCCCACCAGCAGGTCATCGACTACCTTGACACTATTGACGAAACAGTTGACCATTCCAGCTGGGATATTCGTATTGTTCCCGAAATTGCACACCAGCGCGAGGTACAGCAAGCATCACAGGCTGCACGCGCGGCACAGGAGGCACAGGAGCAAGCGTCGAGAGCTTCCCGCCAGGCCGTGCGCACACTCAAGGCGGAAGGCTTGTCTCATACTGATATCGGCTATCTCCTTGGGGTGACTCGCGCCCGTGTCTCCCAGCTAGCACAAGACACCGCGGCATAA
- a CDS encoding type II toxin-antitoxin system HicA family toxin, whose amino-acid sequence MTKPMTYKKLTKLLKNAGFTSRQGKGDHEVWSNGTLTITITQTREISPGITRKALKIINEAQRGEQ is encoded by the coding sequence ATGACAAAGCCAATGACCTACAAAAAGCTCACAAAACTTTTAAAAAATGCGGGCTTCACCTCACGCCAAGGAAAAGGCGACCACGAGGTCTGGTCTAACGGAACGCTCACAATCACTATCACACAAACCCGCGAAATATCGCCAGGAATCACAAGAAAAGCTTTAAAAATAATCAACGAAGCACAGAGAGGGGAGCAATGA
- a CDS encoding HAD family hydrolase, whose product MAGRREPVGPLPTTPWREALEAAQLPKAGPDLMVALDIDGTIIHHDTSLSPRVSDAIRAHLDAGTHIMVATGRSVGAADIVMEPLGMDRGFAVLSNGSVVTAVGTDSAALGSIDLSALEQVPNEYRLATTPMHFWRTHTFDASNEMRLISANIPGAIIALETVGGPIRLTEEFPNGELAGVTEVTSLEDLLAHPITSRLTVRVPEMSAGDLLARVESIGITGVEYAVGWSAWMDITPAGVSKASGLEDVRQALGIPRAHTLTMGDSGNDCEMLEWGGLGIAMGNSSDYVRSHANTIGESVDDDGVAQVLERLL is encoded by the coding sequence GTGGCAGGACGTCGCGAACCCGTCGGCCCGTTGCCCACAACCCCGTGGCGCGAGGCTCTCGAGGCGGCCCAGCTCCCCAAAGCTGGCCCGGATTTGATGGTTGCCCTCGATATTGACGGCACGATCATCCATCACGATACGTCACTCTCGCCGCGTGTGTCTGATGCCATCCGCGCACACCTCGATGCTGGAACCCACATTATGGTGGCGACTGGCCGCTCGGTGGGTGCAGCTGACATTGTGATGGAGCCGCTGGGGATGGATCGTGGTTTTGCGGTGCTCTCCAATGGCTCAGTTGTGACAGCGGTCGGAACTGACTCAGCTGCTCTCGGTAGTATCGATCTGTCCGCACTTGAACAAGTCCCCAACGAGTACCGCCTAGCGACAACCCCTATGCATTTTTGGCGCACCCACACCTTCGACGCCAGCAATGAGATGCGGCTGATTTCTGCCAATATCCCAGGAGCGATTATCGCGTTGGAGACTGTGGGCGGGCCGATCCGCCTCACTGAGGAATTTCCGAACGGAGAACTCGCCGGAGTCACTGAAGTGACATCCCTGGAGGATTTGCTGGCTCACCCCATCACCAGTCGTCTGACCGTTCGCGTCCCAGAGATGAGCGCGGGCGATTTACTCGCGCGCGTTGAAAGCATCGGTATTACCGGCGTCGAGTATGCCGTGGGATGGTCAGCTTGGATGGATATTACGCCGGCTGGAGTATCGAAAGCCTCGGGACTCGAAGATGTTCGTCAAGCACTCGGAATTCCGCGTGCTCATACGCTCACGATGGGCGATTCTGGAAACGATTGCGAGATGCTCGAATGGGGTGGACTCGGAATCGCGATGGGGAATTCTTCCGATTATGTGCGTTCACATGCGAACACAATCGGCGAATCGGTTGATGATGATGGTGTAGCGCAGGTCCTTGAGCGGCTTCTGTAA
- a CDS encoding DUF1684 domain-containing protein — translation MTEMNVEESLRDPRAEKWQNWHDKRNGELAEEFGWLTLISYEWIDWVPTPIRDFPGMFQVMSGEQGDFLRATFTEKDSVFRDGVPVVGEVDFVLENEGSDMSLHTTLWRAEIIRRSNRYAIRVRRADSPVRTRFEGVPTWSYTTREIYPATITLLDEPIRGERATARQDVHSPYEVTADLGVTIDGEEHHFKLEGTPEGGFHLTFHDPTNGEESADWRFVPVESPWIAGKKPLSQRSAQVEVDFNYSMNFPAAFTPWGTCPQPLCGNDWPRPVRAGERRVEQMTWRRMQDRSKRDKN, via the coding sequence ATGACTGAGATGAATGTGGAGGAGTCGCTTCGCGATCCTCGAGCAGAAAAATGGCAGAACTGGCACGATAAGCGCAATGGTGAGCTTGCCGAAGAGTTCGGCTGGCTCACCCTGATTTCTTACGAATGGATTGACTGGGTTCCCACCCCGATCCGCGATTTCCCAGGCATGTTCCAGGTAATGTCGGGTGAGCAAGGCGATTTCTTGCGTGCGACTTTCACCGAGAAAGATTCTGTGTTCCGCGACGGCGTTCCGGTGGTTGGCGAAGTTGATTTCGTTTTGGAGAACGAAGGTTCCGATATGAGCCTGCACACTACGCTGTGGCGTGCAGAAATCATTCGTCGCTCGAATCGCTACGCGATCCGCGTGCGTCGTGCAGATTCGCCGGTGCGTACTCGCTTTGAGGGGGTGCCGACGTGGAGTTACACGACTCGCGAAATCTACCCCGCGACAATCACATTACTCGATGAGCCGATTCGTGGTGAACGCGCGACTGCGCGTCAGGATGTCCACAGCCCATATGAAGTGACTGCAGATTTGGGCGTCACGATTGACGGCGAAGAACACCACTTCAAGCTTGAAGGGACTCCTGAAGGTGGCTTTCATCTGACGTTCCATGATCCGACCAATGGTGAAGAAAGTGCCGATTGGCGTTTTGTCCCGGTGGAATCGCCATGGATTGCCGGGAAGAAGCCGCTGAGCCAGCGAAGCGCGCAGGTGGAGGTTGATTTTAATTACTCGATGAACTTCCCTGCTGCGTTTACCCCGTGGGGGACATGCCCTCAGCCGTTGTGTGGAAATGATTGGCCGCGTCCTGTCCGTGCGGGGGAGCGCCGTGTCGAGCAGATGACATGGCGTCGTATGCAAGACCGCTCAAAGCGCGACAAGAACTGA
- a CDS encoding iron chaperone produces the protein MATIIAQGDEPLDEFFADWLATIPVEDNRQRALEVLQWVKKEFPQLGFRFAWRQPMFTDHGTFIIGFSPAREHLAFAPEGEGVEHFAEEFEAAGLSHGTRLVRLRWDEPVPWELLRRVIEFQIVQKADITSFWRK, from the coding sequence ATGGCAACCATCATTGCGCAGGGCGATGAGCCACTGGACGAATTTTTTGCTGACTGGCTTGCCACAATTCCCGTGGAGGACAATCGCCAGCGCGCTCTTGAGGTTCTTCAATGGGTGAAGAAAGAATTTCCGCAACTCGGATTCCGTTTTGCATGGCGCCAGCCAATGTTTACTGACCACGGCACGTTTATTATCGGCTTTTCTCCTGCTCGGGAGCATCTGGCATTTGCTCCAGAAGGGGAGGGTGTGGAGCATTTTGCTGAAGAATTCGAGGCCGCAGGTCTCTCTCACGGGACTCGTTTGGTTCGGCTTCGGTGGGATGAACCTGTGCCGTGGGAATTGTTGCGACGTGTGATTGAATTCCAGATCGTTCAGAAAGCTGACATCACGAGTTTTTGGCGCAAGTAA
- a CDS encoding ATP-binding protein: MDITKENFASVIESLRLRQGDSDSIEVKRAQGGLPSDMGRTIAAFANMPAGGTIIFGIDEKSGFTLTGVEDPASLEAALIQHCRSQVSPAPHIETHVFDVEEKKVLVFDVRPLPFHERPATYQGIAYLRQSDGEYPMQPWELRMIESEKFTALESRRFDAKTVSGTRADDLVPELVERYLRVVRRDSPRLTNRSDEEILRRTGVVSENGQLTLAGLYGLGDYPQGAFPALTITAAVRLSDTDEERSRNLVHFEGPIPVLLDELMLWCERSLNRIQRYKPNGKMEDALELPLSAIRELVANALIHRDLSPNTLDFGKSIQIRLHPNNLMILSPGGLRGVSIEQLMSQSHAQAAVNQTLYQIMRRMTNLDGERIIEGEGGGVQHVFDVTHKQGLRKPTLVNSGTEFKALLWRPDPGEPLLPAPRKEATKAEKRHKLSVPHHSSEAGPTKNEPLIINLLRTHGELTAQQIAKISGLTLGQLYYALAHAREGGRIIMEGSQGKRSTTYRLPN; encoded by the coding sequence GTGGACATTACCAAGGAGAATTTTGCGTCAGTAATCGAATCACTCCGCTTGCGTCAAGGCGATAGTGACTCGATTGAAGTCAAGCGCGCACAAGGGGGACTCCCCTCCGATATGGGACGCACGATTGCAGCATTCGCCAATATGCCTGCTGGCGGAACAATCATCTTCGGCATCGACGAAAAATCAGGTTTCACGCTCACGGGGGTCGAAGACCCTGCTTCCCTGGAAGCGGCACTGATCCAGCACTGCAGATCGCAAGTCAGCCCAGCTCCCCATATCGAAACTCACGTTTTCGACGTCGAAGAAAAGAAGGTTCTTGTTTTCGATGTGCGTCCACTTCCGTTCCACGAACGCCCGGCCACTTATCAGGGCATCGCTTATTTACGACAATCCGACGGCGAGTATCCCATGCAGCCGTGGGAACTGCGAATGATTGAATCAGAGAAATTCACTGCTTTAGAATCTCGCCGATTCGACGCCAAAACTGTTTCTGGGACGAGAGCGGACGATCTCGTCCCAGAGCTCGTCGAACGTTACCTTCGCGTCGTTCGTCGAGATTCTCCCCGGCTAACAAACCGCTCCGATGAGGAGATCTTGCGCCGAACGGGCGTTGTATCGGAAAATGGCCAACTCACTTTAGCGGGGTTGTACGGGTTGGGGGACTACCCACAAGGCGCATTTCCAGCGCTGACGATCACGGCAGCAGTGCGCCTTAGCGACACAGACGAAGAACGATCAAGGAATCTCGTCCACTTCGAAGGGCCGATCCCCGTGCTACTTGACGAACTCATGCTGTGGTGCGAAAGATCTCTCAATCGTATTCAGCGATACAAGCCAAATGGAAAAATGGAAGATGCCCTCGAGTTGCCTTTGAGCGCGATTCGAGAGCTTGTTGCAAACGCTCTGATTCACCGTGACCTGAGTCCGAATACTCTCGATTTCGGCAAGAGCATTCAGATTCGACTGCACCCTAATAACTTGATGATTCTCAGCCCCGGTGGCCTGCGCGGGGTGTCAATTGAGCAACTTATGAGCCAATCACATGCACAGGCTGCAGTAAACCAGACGCTCTATCAGATAATGCGTAGAATGACGAATCTCGACGGAGAGCGAATTATCGAAGGCGAAGGCGGAGGTGTTCAACACGTTTTCGACGTCACGCACAAGCAGGGTTTACGAAAGCCGACGCTGGTCAACTCAGGAACGGAGTTCAAAGCTTTGCTGTGGCGGCCAGATCCTGGTGAACCACTATTGCCAGCTCCGCGCAAGGAAGCGACGAAGGCAGAAAAAAGACACAAATTGTCTGTGCCTCATCATTCCTCGGAAGCTGGACCGACAAAGAATGAGCCACTGATCATCAACCTCTTACGTACGCACGGTGAACTTACGGCTCAACAAATTGCTAAAATTTCTGGGCTGACTTTGGGGCAGTTGTACTACGCTCTTGCACACGCGCGAGAGGGAGGACGCATCATCATGGAGGGGTCTCAAGGGAAACGATCAACGACCTATCGACTCCCAAATTAA
- a CDS encoding HAD family hydrolase → MRKILFDLWGLFMQVQSEEQKVALEEYVEIDKFGVTAEQFRAKYRELREPLDANKWGFPEYLEVMGTDLGIQFPDIDGFTRADYETWNRPDTEMIAWLEELTAGGLEVGLLSNVPMATLNMLWEEQPWLTKFRPRIFSAVIGAAKPRKEAFAIAADLLESEPGEILFFDDTLENVQAARQAGFNAHHFVGIDDAKPVLEAFLADGTLPEGDAGVPVTSDDTARDN, encoded by the coding sequence ATGCGAAAGATTTTGTTTGACCTGTGGGGCCTGTTCATGCAGGTGCAATCCGAGGAACAGAAAGTTGCTCTTGAAGAGTACGTCGAGATTGACAAATTCGGGGTAACGGCGGAGCAATTCCGTGCGAAATATCGTGAGCTCCGTGAGCCGTTGGATGCGAACAAGTGGGGCTTCCCGGAGTACTTGGAAGTAATGGGGACGGATCTTGGTATTCAGTTCCCTGATATTGATGGCTTTACCCGCGCGGACTACGAAACATGGAATCGCCCAGATACTGAGATGATTGCTTGGCTTGAGGAGCTTACTGCTGGAGGCCTTGAGGTAGGCCTCCTGTCGAACGTGCCGATGGCGACGCTCAATATGCTGTGGGAGGAACAGCCGTGGCTGACAAAGTTCCGTCCACGTATTTTCTCGGCAGTGATCGGTGCAGCCAAACCACGCAAGGAAGCCTTCGCAATCGCGGCTGACCTTTTGGAATCGGAGCCGGGCGAGATTCTTTTCTTTGATGACACTCTTGAGAATGTTCAAGCGGCACGTCAAGCTGGCTTCAATGCGCACCACTTCGTCGGAATCGACGATGCTAAACCAGTGCTTGAGGCTTTCCTCGCTGACGGAACACTCCCCGAGGGTGACGCCGGTGTGCCTGTGACGAGCGACGATACAGCGCGCGACAACTGA
- a CDS encoding diacylglycerol/lipid kinase family protein, whose protein sequence is MTWSIVIGLIALGVAVFALLTAWRNQAALAAFKKQLSRGRHTPTSGPHDPLDGPPVVVYNPTKNADFAYLKQTLARVAADASLPEPVWLATTEDDTGTGQTKQALEMGASVVIAAGGDGTVTEVGAALAGTGVPMGLFPLGTGNLLARNLNLPLDSERDMAVIALTGRDRALDLGHMIVPEQDDVGGELQAALRRDHTTGELAKPGDYPFLVIAGVGFDAEIMGGTSSQLKDQIGWLAYVKAAIPAAFAKKMQVTLRVGAGDDTAVVETDARSVMFLNCGEITGGLVLAPDAKPDDGWLELAVLDTRGGIFGWAALAGKLGTGMRAPKNKTLSGQIGSMDMHRVREVSLQTHTFQPIQADGDAYGYARQVCARIDPGALRVRVGN, encoded by the coding sequence ATGACGTGGAGCATCGTTATTGGACTTATTGCGCTTGGTGTGGCGGTATTTGCGTTGCTTACTGCGTGGAGAAATCAAGCTGCCCTAGCGGCATTTAAGAAGCAGCTCTCACGCGGTCGCCATACTCCGACTTCAGGCCCGCACGACCCTCTCGATGGGCCGCCCGTGGTGGTGTACAACCCCACGAAAAACGCCGATTTTGCTTATTTGAAGCAAACGCTTGCGCGCGTTGCTGCGGATGCTTCGCTACCTGAGCCAGTGTGGTTGGCGACTACTGAGGATGACACGGGCACAGGGCAAACCAAACAGGCGCTAGAAATGGGTGCGAGCGTCGTGATCGCAGCCGGAGGCGACGGGACTGTCACGGAGGTCGGTGCTGCATTGGCAGGAACCGGCGTACCAATGGGTCTTTTCCCGCTGGGAACAGGGAATCTTCTTGCCCGAAATCTCAATCTCCCTCTCGATTCCGAGCGTGACATGGCGGTTATCGCGTTGACCGGGCGTGATCGCGCTCTCGATCTCGGACACATGATTGTGCCGGAACAGGACGACGTTGGCGGCGAACTTCAAGCAGCCTTGAGGCGAGACCACACCACTGGTGAACTAGCCAAGCCTGGAGACTATCCATTCCTTGTGATTGCGGGCGTGGGGTTCGATGCAGAAATTATGGGAGGAACGTCTTCCCAGCTCAAGGATCAAATTGGTTGGCTTGCATACGTGAAGGCCGCGATCCCTGCCGCATTTGCGAAGAAAATGCAGGTTACGCTCCGTGTTGGCGCAGGTGACGATACGGCCGTGGTTGAAACGGACGCACGTTCGGTGATGTTTCTCAACTGTGGAGAGATCACAGGCGGACTCGTTCTTGCCCCAGACGCGAAGCCCGACGATGGCTGGCTAGAGTTGGCTGTGCTCGACACGCGCGGAGGAATTTTTGGCTGGGCTGCCCTTGCAGGCAAACTCGGGACAGGTATGCGCGCTCCGAAAAATAAAACGCTTTCGGGACAGATTGGCTCGATGGATATGCATCGTGTTCGTGAAGTTTCCCTACAGACCCATACCTTCCAGCCAATTCAGGCTGACGGAGATGCCTATGGCTATGCACGCCAAGTTTGCGCCAGGATCGATCCGGGGGCGTTGCGAGTGCGGGTAGGAAATTGA
- a CDS encoding methyltransferase domain-containing protein, which translates to MTQEIRHNLTRGPVHRPAVELSQRTAMQLLDCEDYKNGLCRSCSSIEQPLDSQLTAKDLRARGLIHAQEWLDPVTSVKEAFRNKVKLVVTGSVRQPKLGILGSDGVGVDLADCPLPSAGIRTVIETLRAFITRAGLEPYSPATNRGTLKYVIIVEAPSGELMVRFVARRRGVQGILFKLRKELEAAMPNMAVLSLNVQSERKAVIEGEEEIVISERATLPMRLWVGQTWDEYPVDLFLRPKSFFQTNTDIAEALYSRAIQWCGDVDSAWDLYCGVGGFLLALASAAKRSGRDFSGIGVETSQEAVDAGCAGADAIGMGGAVRFICADATAWASQEGSAPTSLPQLVVVNPPRRGIGELAQWLEGSGVQRVLYSSCNVNSLAKDLAAMPSYSVVKAQVLDMFPHTAHFETIVLLERVS; encoded by the coding sequence ATGACCCAAGAAATTCGCCACAATCTCACGCGCGGGCCAGTCCATCGCCCGGCTGTGGAACTCTCGCAGCGCACTGCGATGCAGCTTCTCGACTGTGAGGACTATAAAAATGGTTTGTGTCGCTCGTGTTCCTCGATTGAGCAGCCTCTCGATTCTCAGTTGACTGCCAAGGACCTGCGCGCTCGTGGTTTGATCCATGCCCAAGAGTGGCTAGATCCTGTCACAAGCGTCAAAGAAGCGTTCCGCAATAAAGTGAAACTTGTGGTGACGGGTTCAGTGCGCCAGCCCAAGCTCGGCATCCTCGGTTCCGACGGCGTCGGCGTTGACCTGGCTGATTGTCCCTTGCCATCAGCGGGGATCCGCACCGTAATTGAAACTCTCCGAGCTTTTATTACGCGTGCTGGGCTAGAGCCGTATTCTCCGGCAACGAATAGAGGGACACTAAAATACGTCATTATTGTCGAAGCGCCGAGTGGCGAACTGATGGTTCGTTTTGTTGCACGTAGACGAGGAGTGCAGGGCATCCTTTTCAAATTGCGTAAAGAACTTGAGGCCGCTATGCCAAATATGGCTGTGCTCTCCCTCAATGTCCAAAGTGAGCGCAAGGCCGTGATTGAGGGTGAAGAAGAAATCGTCATCTCCGAACGTGCGACTTTGCCGATGCGTTTGTGGGTAGGCCAGACCTGGGATGAGTATCCGGTGGATCTCTTCCTTCGTCCGAAATCGTTCTTCCAAACCAATACTGATATTGCTGAGGCGTTGTATTCACGTGCTATTCAGTGGTGTGGAGACGTGGACTCGGCCTGGGATCTGTATTGCGGCGTTGGAGGATTCCTTCTTGCTCTGGCAAGTGCCGCAAAGCGTTCCGGGCGCGACTTTAGCGGGATCGGTGTGGAGACTTCTCAAGAAGCGGTGGATGCAGGATGCGCTGGAGCTGATGCAATCGGCATGGGTGGCGCTGTTCGCTTTATCTGCGCTGATGCGACGGCGTGGGCGTCGCAGGAAGGTTCTGCGCCGACGTCGTTACCGCAGTTGGTGGTGGTCAATCCGCCGCGCCGCGGGATCGGTGAGCTTGCACAGTGGCTTGAGGGTTCGGGTGTGCAACGAGTGTTGTATTCGAGTTGCAATGTGAATTCGTTGGCAAAAGATCTTGCTGCGATGCCTTCGTATAGCGTGGTCAAGGCTCAAGTGCTTGACATGTTCCCTCACACCGCTCACTTCGAGACGATCGTGTTGCTTGAACGCGTCTCGTGA
- the serS gene encoding serine--tRNA ligase yields MIDIRILRENPEVVRESQRRRRASEAVVDAAIAADENRRSALASFEEARAQQKLVSKSVGKASPEERPAVLARAKELSGKVKELEAAANKADTDFNAAMYAIPNLVEANVPEGGEDDYEVVKHVGQIRDFAAEGFEPKDHLDVAEGIDALDMERGTKVGGSRFYYLKGVGARLELALLTMAADQAQAAGFTMLTTPTLVKPEIMAGTGFLGAHSDEIYYLPADDLYLTGTSEVALAGYHKDEIIDLSSGPLRYIGWSSCYRREAGSYGRDTRGIIRVHQFNKVEMFSFIDPADAAEEHERFLGWEEEMLAKVELPYRVINTAAGDLGSSAAKKFDCEAWLPTQNRFMEVTSTSNCTTFQARRLNIRQKVEGKNAPVATLNGTLATTRWLVALFENHQQADGTFVIPQALRPYMGGREVIEPVGRV; encoded by the coding sequence ATGATCGACATCCGAATCCTGCGCGAAAATCCTGAAGTAGTCCGCGAGTCCCAGCGTCGCCGCCGAGCGAGCGAAGCAGTTGTTGACGCGGCCATTGCGGCTGATGAAAACCGACGCTCGGCACTCGCCTCGTTTGAAGAGGCGCGTGCGCAACAAAAGCTGGTATCAAAATCAGTGGGCAAGGCATCACCGGAAGAGCGACCCGCAGTCCTTGCACGAGCAAAGGAACTTTCGGGCAAGGTCAAGGAACTTGAAGCCGCGGCGAACAAGGCTGATACCGATTTCAACGCCGCGATGTACGCCATCCCGAACCTGGTGGAGGCAAACGTTCCCGAAGGCGGCGAAGACGACTACGAAGTGGTTAAACACGTTGGTCAAATCCGCGATTTCGCCGCTGAAGGCTTCGAACCCAAGGACCATCTCGACGTCGCTGAAGGTATCGATGCACTGGATATGGAGCGTGGAACTAAGGTCGGCGGCTCTCGTTTCTACTACCTCAAGGGTGTGGGCGCGCGCCTCGAACTCGCTCTCCTGACGATGGCGGCAGATCAGGCGCAAGCTGCCGGATTCACGATGCTCACCACCCCGACACTCGTCAAGCCTGAAATCATGGCTGGCACCGGCTTCCTCGGTGCCCACTCCGATGAGATTTACTATCTCCCTGCTGACGATCTGTACCTCACCGGTACGTCTGAGGTTGCGCTGGCTGGCTACCACAAGGACGAGATCATTGATCTATCTTCCGGTCCGTTGCGTTATATCGGGTGGTCCTCGTGTTACCGTCGCGAAGCAGGCTCCTACGGACGCGATACCCGCGGAATCATCCGCGTACACCAGTTCAACAAGGTGGAGATGTTCTCCTTCATCGATCCAGCCGACGCTGCCGAAGAGCATGAGCGCTTCCTCGGTTGGGAAGAAGAAATGCTGGCAAAGGTTGAACTCCCCTACCGTGTTATCAACACTGCAGCAGGAGATCTCGGGTCTTCAGCTGCAAAGAAGTTTGACTGCGAGGCCTGGCTCCCTACCCAGAACCGCTTCATGGAAGTGACATCAACATCGAACTGCACCACCTTCCAGGCGCGTCGTCTCAACATCCGTCAAAAGGTCGAAGGTAAGAACGCTCCTGTTGCCACGCTCAATGGCACACTCGCAACGACGCGTTGGCTCGTCGCACTGTTCGAAAACCACCAGCAAGCTGATGGCACGTTCGTGATTCCGCAAGCGTTGCGTCCTTACATGGGTGGCCGCGAAGTAATCGAGCCGGTGGGTCGGGTGTAG